In one Fundulus heteroclitus isolate FHET01 chromosome 3, MU-UCD_Fhet_4.1, whole genome shotgun sequence genomic region, the following are encoded:
- the LOC118557478 gene encoding piggyBac transposable element-derived protein 1-like, producing the protein MPSKPAKYGIKSWVACDAKSSYAWKMQVYTGKSTSGCPEKNQGMRVVLDVTEGLRGHNVTCDNFFTSYELGQQLLKRKITMVGTVRKNKPELPPALLASKEREVFSSRFAFTPTTTLVSYLPKKNKNVVLLSTLHKDSDVSDREDRKPIIILDYNRNKGGVDNLDKVIGTYSCRRMTARWPLVIFHNIIDVSSYNAFVIWREINPTWMSCKHNKRRVFLEQLGKALVTPLIERRKHVPRTEASAAVVKAIQSAAAPDQPEDPSTTATSPARV; encoded by the exons ATGCCCAGCAAGCCAGCAAAATATGGGATCAAGTCATGGGTTGCTTGCGATGCCAAATCAAGCTATGCTTGGAAAATGCAAGTCTATACTGGGAAGTCAACCAGTGGATGCCCAGAGAAGAACCAGGGGATGCGAGTTGTGCTTGATGTGACAGAGGGACTGAGGGGTCACAATGTGACATGTGACAATTTCTTCACCTCTTATGAACTCGGACAGCAGCTCCTAAAGAGGAAGATCACCATGGTTGGTACAGTTCGAAAGAACAAGCCTGAGCTCCCACCTGCACTGCTTGCGTCAAAGGAGAGAGAGGTCTTCTCCTCAAGGTTTGCCTTCACACCCACCACCACTCTAGTTTCCTACCtcccaaagaaaaacaagaatgtAGTTCTTCTGAGCACACTGCACAAAGACAGCGACGTTAGTGATCGTGAGGACAGGAAGCCAATCATAATCCTGGACTACAACCGCAACAAAGGAGGCGTGGACAACCTAGATAAGGTGATTGGGACATATAGCTGCAGAAGAATGACTGCACGCTGGCCCCTGGTCATCTTCCACAACATCATTGATGTGTCCTCCTACAATGCCTTTGTGATTTGGAGAGAGATCAACCCAACCTGGATGTCTTGTAAGCACAACAAGAGGAGGGTGTTCCTGGAGCAGCTAGGAAAGGCACTTGTAACTCCACTCATTGAAAGAAGGAAGCATGTCCCCCGCACAGAAGCCTCAGCAGCAGTTGTGAAAGCTATTCAGAGTGCAGCAGCTCCTGATCAACCTGAGGATCCATCTACCACAGCCACTTCCCCAGCTAGG GTGTAA